A single Thermaerobacter sp. FW80 DNA region contains:
- a CDS encoding PilN domain-containing protein: protein MNLLAPRLPARRMQVAARWTVALAIVALLDLGVVLAWLAVGGLAAAAEQRLARAEARRAAAEAAMAPLLPTVQEKVRLERRRQALEAIGSAPVEAAAVVAAARAALPDGVRLMQLEFAAADGSVRLQGEAPSFASVDAYVAALRQSGFFRQVWVQQVRREGAGADGVAFDLGARAPRAWVPAGEGASGREGGP, encoded by the coding sequence ATGAACCTGCTGGCGCCGCGGCTTCCGGCCCGTCGCATGCAGGTGGCGGCGCGGTGGACCGTGGCGCTGGCGATCGTGGCCCTCCTCGACCTGGGGGTGGTCCTCGCCTGGTTGGCCGTCGGCGGCCTCGCGGCGGCCGCGGAGCAGCGCCTCGCCCGGGCGGAGGCGCGCCGGGCCGCGGCCGAGGCGGCCATGGCGCCGCTGCTGCCCACGGTCCAGGAGAAGGTCCGCCTGGAGCGGCGACGGCAGGCTCTCGAGGCCATCGGCTCGGCACCGGTGGAGGCGGCCGCGGTGGTCGCCGCGGCGCGGGCCGCTCTTCCCGACGGAGTCCGGCTGATGCAGCTCGAGTTCGCTGCGGCGGACGGATCGGTGCGCCTCCAGGGCGAGGCGCCGTCCTTCGCGTCGGTCGATGCCTACGTCGCCGCCCTGCGCCAGAGCGGATTCTTCCGCCAGGTCTGGGTCCAGCAGGTCCGTCGCGAGGGCGCAGGGGCGGATGGGGTGGCGTTCGACCTCGGCGCCCGGGCGCCCAGGGCCTGGGTCCCAGCCGGGGAGGGGGCGTCAGGGCGCGAGGGCGGGCCTTGA